One genomic window of Paraburkholderia acidiphila includes the following:
- a CDS encoding single-stranded DNA-binding protein, with protein MASVNKVILVGNLGAEPEVRYLPSGDAVANIRLATTDRYKDKASGEFKEMTEWHRVSFFGRLAEIVSEYLKKGSSVYIEGRIRTRKWQAQDGTDRYSTEIVADQMQMLGGRSGGASAGSDMGDDGGYSQQSAPRGGGRASGGGGAPRSSGGGAGGGAGGGRSSAPAGGGFDEMDDDIPF; from the coding sequence ATGGCATCCGTGAACAAGGTGATCCTCGTCGGCAACCTCGGCGCCGAGCCGGAAGTGCGCTATCTGCCGAGCGGCGACGCGGTGGCGAACATCCGCCTCGCGACGACCGACCGCTACAAGGACAAGGCGTCCGGCGAGTTCAAGGAAATGACCGAATGGCACCGTGTGTCGTTCTTCGGGCGTCTGGCCGAGATCGTCTCGGAATACCTGAAGAAGGGCTCGTCGGTGTATATCGAAGGCCGCATCCGCACGCGCAAGTGGCAAGCGCAGGACGGCACCGACCGTTACTCGACGGAAATCGTCGCCGACCAGATGCAGATGCTGGGCGGCCGCAGCGGCGGCGCGTCGGCGGGCAGCGACATGGGCGACGACGGCGGCTACAGCCAGCAATCCGCTCCGCGTGGCGGTGGCCGCGCGTCGGGCGGCGGCGGCGCGCCGCGTTCGAGCGGTGGCGGTGCGGGCGGCGGCGCAGGTGGCGGCCGTTCGAGCGCGCCGGCTGGCGGCGGCTTCGACGAGATGGACGACGATATTCCGTTCTAA
- a CDS encoding type IV pili methyl-accepting chemotaxis transducer N-terminal domain-containing protein, with amino-acid sequence MTSSSDSATASAGCAGVPAAPFPKRLSTRIVVLSTVALALVLAMISGTLWLSWQLEGGGAAINDAGSLRMRANAVAIALWEARTGKPAQVDAQMRQLDDTLRELRDGDPARPLFLPADAGIHAQFERVATAWNQALKPAALNDLAASGGEPSTYIGLLPGFVDEANRLVSLIERENARKTAWLRISQVALAALSCVGTLAIVYLLYQWFVAPVQRLQDGLARIEAQEFDTRLPVETYDEFGHLTEGFNRMVAELQALYQDLAGRVDAKTAQLAAQNRELATLYEMAAFLNTPGPAESLCHDFLTRVMREFDADGGTVRVVSPDDGNLHLLVSEGMPESITREEQCMPAADCTCGGATAQAPVVFGLMAQQGAPAGSKESGTFMQRCLKAGFVSVAVSAIVAQNETLGTFSLHFRREREIPPSGVQLLQTLGRHLGVALMNRRLVALGRQLAVSEERNLVAQGLHDSIAQGLSFLKMQVHLLDGAAQRGDLDEIREIVPLLAGGVEESYDDVRELLLNFRTKLSPGKLRLAVEDTVARFRRQSDAELTLDYRDEGGPPLPPDQQLQVLFVLQEALSNARKHAEALRVQVSVVNARDFHLTIEDDGVGYDPAEIASRGESHVGFHIMRERARRLAAVLTLESAPGRGSRVELVLPAASRMAA; translated from the coding sequence ATGACTTCGTCTTCCGATTCCGCAACCGCTTCTGCAGGATGTGCCGGCGTGCCGGCCGCGCCGTTCCCGAAGCGGCTCTCCACGCGCATCGTCGTGCTTTCCACCGTTGCGCTCGCGCTCGTGCTCGCGATGATCAGCGGCACGCTCTGGCTCTCCTGGCAGCTCGAAGGCGGCGGCGCCGCGATCAACGACGCAGGCAGCCTGCGCATGCGCGCGAACGCGGTGGCGATCGCGTTGTGGGAAGCCCGCACCGGCAAGCCGGCGCAAGTCGACGCCCAGATGCGCCAGCTCGACGACACGCTGCGCGAATTGCGCGACGGCGATCCCGCGCGGCCGCTCTTTCTTCCCGCCGATGCCGGCATCCACGCACAGTTCGAACGCGTCGCGACGGCATGGAACCAGGCGCTCAAGCCCGCTGCGCTGAACGACCTCGCCGCGAGCGGCGGCGAGCCCTCGACCTACATCGGCCTCTTGCCCGGCTTCGTCGACGAGGCGAACCGGCTCGTGAGCCTGATCGAGCGCGAGAACGCGCGCAAGACCGCGTGGCTGCGCATTTCGCAGGTCGCGCTCGCGGCGCTTTCGTGCGTGGGCACGCTGGCGATCGTCTATCTGCTCTACCAGTGGTTCGTGGCGCCCGTGCAGCGCTTGCAGGACGGCCTTGCGCGCATCGAGGCACAGGAGTTCGACACGCGGTTGCCGGTTGAAACATATGACGAATTCGGCCATCTCACCGAGGGCTTCAACCGCATGGTCGCGGAGCTGCAGGCGCTGTACCAGGACCTGGCCGGCCGCGTGGACGCCAAGACCGCGCAACTGGCCGCGCAGAACCGCGAACTCGCCACGCTCTACGAAATGGCGGCGTTCCTGAACACACCCGGCCCGGCGGAAAGCCTGTGCCACGATTTCCTTACGCGCGTGATGCGCGAATTCGACGCCGACGGCGGCACGGTGCGCGTCGTTTCGCCTGACGATGGCAATCTGCATCTGCTCGTGTCCGAAGGCATGCCCGAATCGATCACGCGCGAGGAGCAGTGCATGCCGGCGGCGGACTGCACGTGCGGCGGCGCAACGGCGCAGGCGCCGGTCGTATTTGGCCTGATGGCGCAGCAAGGCGCGCCGGCGGGCAGCAAGGAAAGCGGCACTTTCATGCAGCGCTGCCTGAAGGCTGGCTTCGTGAGCGTCGCGGTGTCGGCGATCGTCGCGCAGAACGAGACGCTCGGCACGTTCTCGCTGCACTTCCGGCGCGAGCGCGAGATCCCGCCATCGGGTGTCCAGTTGCTGCAGACGCTCGGCCGCCACCTCGGCGTCGCGCTCATGAACCGGCGGCTCGTGGCGCTCGGGCGCCAGCTCGCCGTATCCGAGGAACGCAATCTCGTCGCCCAGGGGCTGCACGACAGCATCGCGCAAGGCCTGAGTTTCCTGAAGATGCAGGTGCACCTGCTCGACGGCGCGGCGCAGCGGGGCGATCTCGACGAGATTCGCGAGATCGTGCCGCTTCTCGCGGGCGGCGTGGAGGAAAGCTACGACGACGTGCGCGAGCTGCTGCTGAATTTCCGCACGAAGCTCAGCCCAGGCAAGCTGCGGCTCGCGGTGGAGGACACCGTGGCGCGCTTTCGCCGCCAGTCGGATGCCGAGCTGACGCTCGACTATCGCGACGAAGGCGGCCCGCCGCTGCCGCCCGACCAGCAGTTGCAGGTGCTGTTCGTGCTGCAGGAGGCGCTCTCGAACGCGCGCAAGCATGCAGAGGCGCTGCGCGTTCAGGTGAGCGTCGTGAACGCTCGCGACTTCCATCTCACGATCGAGGACGACGGCGTGGGCTACGATCCCGCCGAAATCGCCTCGCGGGGCGAATCGCACGTGGGCTTTCACATCATGCGCGAGCGTGCGAGACGTCTTGCCGCCGTGCTCACGCTCGAGAGCGCGCCTGGCCGCGGCTCGCGCGTCGAACTGGTGCTGCCCGCCGCGAGCCGCATGGCCGCGTGA
- the uvrA gene encoding excinuclease ABC subunit UvrA, translating to MEQIRIRGARTHNLKNVNLDLPRHKLVVITGLSGSGKSSLAFDTLYAEGQRRYVESLSAYARQFLQLMEKPDVDLIEGLSPAISIEQKATSHNPRSTVGTVTEIHDYLRLLYARIGTPYCPDHEIPLESQSVSQMVDAALALPEETKLMILAPVIVDRKGEHAELFDDMQAQGFVRFRVRSGGGTANEGEAKIYEVESLPKLKKSERHTIDVVVDRLKVRPDMKQRLAESFETALRLADGRAIALEMDTNKEHLFSSKFACPICSYSLPELEPRLFSFNNPMGACPECDGLGQITFFDPKRVVAHPSLSLAAGAVKGWDRRNQFYFQMLQSLAAFYDFDIDTAFEELPEKVRKILLYGSGKQEIPFSYINERGRTSVREHVFEGIIPNLERRYRETDSAAVREELSKYQNNQACPHCEGTRLRREARFVRIGAGEEARAIYEVSGWPLRDTLGYFQTLRLEGAKREIADKVVKEIVARLMFLNNVGLDYLSLERSAETLSGGEAQRIRLASQIGSGLTGVMYVLDEPSIGLHQRDNDRLISTLKHLRDLGNSVIVVEHDEDMIRMADYVVDMGPGAGEHGGMVIAQGTPGEVEHDPASMTGQYLSGARRIDYPDERIEPGDRHLRIVEASGNNLKHVTLDLPVGLLTCVTGVSGSGKSTLINDTLYHAVSQHLYGSSAEPAPFEAIEGLEHFDKVINVDQSPIGRTPRSNPATYTGLFTPIRELFAGVPAAKERGYESGRFSFNVKGGRCESCQGDGVLKVEMHFLPDVYVPCDVCHGKRYNRETLEIQYKGRNISEVLDMTVEAAYEFFKAVPVVARKLKTLLDVGLGYIRLGQSATTLSGGEAQRVKLSLELSKRDTGRTLYILDEPTTGLHFHDIALLLEVIHRLRDQGNTVVIIEHNLDVIKTADWVVDMGPEGGAGGGQIVAQGTPEQVAKSKASFTGRYLAPLLKRQIAALDTATGK from the coding sequence ATGGAACAGATCCGTATCCGTGGGGCCCGAACCCACAACCTGAAGAACGTCAATCTGGACCTGCCGCGCCACAAGCTCGTGGTGATCACCGGGCTGTCGGGCTCGGGCAAGTCCTCACTGGCGTTCGACACGCTCTACGCAGAAGGCCAGCGCCGCTACGTGGAAAGCCTCTCGGCTTACGCGCGCCAGTTCCTGCAGCTCATGGAGAAGCCCGACGTCGACCTGATCGAGGGTCTGTCGCCGGCAATTTCCATCGAGCAGAAGGCGACGTCGCACAACCCGCGCTCGACGGTGGGCACCGTCACCGAGATCCACGACTATCTGCGGCTGCTGTACGCACGCATCGGCACACCCTACTGCCCGGACCACGAGATTCCGCTGGAGTCGCAAAGCGTCTCGCAGATGGTGGACGCCGCACTCGCGCTGCCCGAAGAAACGAAGCTGATGATCCTCGCGCCCGTGATCGTGGACCGCAAGGGGGAGCACGCCGAGCTCTTCGACGACATGCAGGCGCAGGGTTTCGTGCGTTTTCGGGTGCGTTCGGGCGGCGGCACGGCCAACGAAGGGGAAGCGAAGATCTACGAGGTGGAGTCGCTGCCCAAGCTCAAGAAGAGCGAGCGCCACACCATCGACGTGGTGGTGGACCGCCTGAAGGTGCGCCCCGACATGAAGCAGCGTCTCGCGGAGTCGTTCGAAACCGCGCTGCGCTTAGCCGACGGCCGCGCCATCGCGCTCGAAATGGACACGAACAAGGAGCACCTGTTCAGCTCCAAATTCGCCTGCCCGATCTGCTCGTACTCGCTGCCGGAACTGGAGCCGCGCCTCTTCTCGTTCAACAACCCGATGGGCGCGTGCCCCGAGTGCGACGGCCTCGGCCAGATCACGTTTTTCGATCCGAAGCGGGTGGTGGCGCACCCGTCCCTTTCGCTCGCGGCGGGCGCCGTGAAGGGCTGGGACCGGCGCAACCAGTTCTACTTCCAGATGCTGCAGAGTCTCGCCGCGTTCTACGACTTCGACATCGACACCGCGTTCGAGGAATTGCCGGAGAAAGTGCGCAAGATCCTGCTCTACGGCTCGGGCAAGCAGGAGATTCCGTTCTCGTACATCAACGAGCGCGGCCGCACGTCGGTGCGCGAGCACGTATTCGAAGGGATCATCCCGAACCTCGAGCGCCGCTACCGCGAGACCGACTCGGCCGCCGTGCGCGAGGAGCTTTCGAAGTACCAGAACAACCAGGCCTGCCCGCACTGCGAAGGCACGCGTCTGCGCCGCGAAGCGCGCTTCGTGCGCATCGGTGCGGGTGAAGAGGCGCGCGCCATCTACGAAGTGAGCGGCTGGCCGCTGCGCGACACGCTCGGCTACTTCCAGACGCTGCGCCTCGAAGGCGCCAAGCGCGAGATCGCCGACAAGGTGGTCAAGGAAATCGTCGCGCGCCTCATGTTCCTCAACAACGTCGGGCTCGACTATCTGTCGCTCGAACGCAGCGCCGAGACGCTTTCCGGCGGCGAGGCACAGCGCATTCGCCTCGCCTCGCAAATCGGTTCGGGCTTGACGGGCGTGATGTACGTGCTCGACGAACCGTCCATCGGCCTGCATCAGCGCGACAACGACCGCCTGATTTCCACGCTCAAGCATCTGCGCGACCTCGGCAATTCGGTGATCGTCGTCGAGCACGACGAGGACATGATCCGCATGGCCGACTACGTGGTCGACATGGGCCCGGGCGCCGGCGAGCACGGCGGCATGGTGATTGCACAAGGCACGCCGGGCGAAGTCGAACACGATCCCGCCTCGATGACGGGCCAGTACCTGTCGGGCGCGCGCCGCATCGACTATCCCGACGAGCGCATCGAGCCCGGCGATCGCCACCTGCGCATCGTCGAGGCGAGCGGCAACAATCTCAAGCACGTCACGCTCGACCTGCCGGTGGGCCTGCTCACCTGCGTGACGGGCGTTTCGGGCTCGGGCAAGTCCACGCTCATCAACGACACGCTGTATCACGCCGTGTCGCAGCATCTGTATGGATCGTCGGCGGAACCGGCGCCGTTCGAGGCGATCGAGGGCCTCGAGCACTTCGACAAGGTCATCAACGTCGACCAGTCGCCGATCGGCCGCACGCCGCGCTCGAACCCGGCGACCTACACGGGCCTCTTCACGCCCATCCGCGAGTTGTTCGCGGGCGTGCCGGCCGCCAAGGAGCGCGGCTACGAGTCGGGCCGCTTCTCGTTCAACGTGAAGGGCGGGCGCTGCGAAAGCTGCCAGGGCGACGGCGTGCTGAAGGTGGAAATGCACTTCCTGCCTGACGTGTACGTGCCCTGCGACGTCTGCCACGGCAAGCGCTACAACCGCGAAACGCTGGAGATTCAATACAAGGGCCGGAACATCAGCGAAGTGCTCGACATGACGGTCGAAGCCGCCTACGAGTTCTTCAAGGCGGTGCCGGTGGTGGCGCGCAAGCTCAAGACGCTACTGGACGTCGGCCTCGGCTATATCCGCCTTGGCCAGTCGGCCACCACGCTCTCGGGCGGCGAGGCGCAGCGCGTGAAGCTTTCGCTCGAACTTTCCAAGCGGGATACGGGCCGCACGCTGTATATACTCGACGAGCCGACCACCGGCCTCCACTTCCACGACATCGCACTTTTGCTGGAAGTGATTCACCGGCTTCGAGATCAGGGCAACACGGTGGTCATCATCGAGCATAATCTCGATGTAATCAAAACCGCCGACTGGGTCGTGGACATGGGACCGGAAGGCGGCGCGGGCGGTGGGCAGATCGTGGCCCAGGGGACGCCCGAACAGGTGGCGAAATCGAAGGCAAGCTTCACGGGCCGCTATCTCGCACCGCTGCTCAAGCGCCAGATTGCCGCGCTGGACACGGCCACGGGAAAGTGA
- a CDS encoding response regulator → MTIRILLIDDHTLFRSGVSALLQRQPDLDVVGEASDGVEGVKRAKQHLPDVILLDLNMPGLSGLETLQLLVEDLPDTAVVMLTVSEEADELTAAMRAGARGFLLKSIDADALVAAIRKAASGQPVITEHMTAKLVEQMRKPAHSASATGAPGGARASAETLTARERDIVRELARGASNKEIARTLDLAESTVKIHVRNILRKLGLTSRVQVAIYAIEHDGMTDVPGEPRGR, encoded by the coding sequence ATGACCATACGCATCCTGCTCATCGACGATCACACGCTCTTTCGCTCGGGCGTGAGCGCGCTCCTGCAGCGCCAGCCGGACCTGGACGTGGTGGGCGAGGCGTCGGACGGCGTGGAAGGCGTCAAGCGCGCGAAGCAGCACTTGCCTGACGTCATCCTGCTCGACCTGAACATGCCGGGCCTCTCGGGGCTCGAAACGCTGCAACTGCTCGTGGAAGACCTGCCAGATACGGCGGTCGTGATGCTCACCGTCTCCGAGGAAGCCGACGAACTCACCGCCGCAATGCGCGCAGGCGCGCGTGGTTTCCTGCTCAAGAGCATCGACGCCGACGCGCTGGTGGCGGCGATCCGCAAGGCCGCGAGCGGTCAGCCGGTCATTACCGAGCACATGACGGCGAAGCTCGTGGAGCAGATGCGCAAGCCCGCGCATTCGGCCAGCGCAACCGGCGCACCGGGCGGCGCGCGGGCGAGCGCGGAGACGCTTACGGCGCGCGAGCGCGACATCGTGCGCGAACTGGCGCGCGGCGCGAGCAACAAGGAGATTGCTCGCACGCTCGACCTGGCGGAGAGCACCGTGAAGATTCACGTGCGCAACATTCTGCGCAAGCTGGGCCTCACGAGCCGGGTGCAGGTGGCGATCTATGCAATCGAGCACGACGGCATGACCGACGTGCCCGGCGAGCCGCGCGGGCGCTGA
- a CDS encoding MFS transporter, with translation MSSNSPATSSRMSAPELRATVSLAAIFALRMLGLFMIMPVFSVYAKTIPGGDNLLLVGIALGAYGVTQSLLYIFYGWVSDMVGRKPVIATGLVIFAIGSFVAAGAHDMLWIIVGRVIQGMGAVSSAVLAFIADLTAEEHRTKAMAMVGGSIGMSFAVAIVGAPIVFHWVGMSGLFALVGVFSILAVGVVIWVVPDAPHKPVHVRAPFAEVLHNVELLRLNFGVLVLHATQTALFLVVPRLLVDAGLPVASHWKIYLPVMGLAFVMMVPAIIVAEKRGKMKAVLVSAIGLILIGQLLLGSLAHTLVIVSAVLFVYFLGFNILEASQPSLVSKLAPGNRKGAATGVYNTTQSIGLALGGVVGGYLLKHEGASAVFYACSGLVLCWLIIAANMKAPPKRAEKRA, from the coding sequence ATGTCCTCCAATTCACCCGCTACATCCTCACGCATGAGCGCGCCCGAACTGCGCGCGACCGTATCGCTCGCGGCGATCTTCGCGCTGCGCATGCTCGGTCTCTTCATGATCATGCCGGTGTTTTCCGTCTATGCGAAAACTATCCCCGGCGGCGATAACCTTCTGCTGGTCGGCATCGCACTCGGCGCGTACGGCGTCACACAATCGCTTCTCTATATTTTCTACGGCTGGGTGTCGGACATGGTGGGCAGAAAGCCCGTCATCGCCACCGGCCTCGTCATCTTCGCGATCGGCAGCTTCGTCGCGGCGGGCGCGCACGACATGCTGTGGATCATCGTCGGCCGCGTGATTCAGGGCATGGGCGCCGTTTCTTCGGCGGTGCTCGCGTTCATCGCCGATCTGACCGCCGAGGAGCACCGCACCAAGGCCATGGCGATGGTGGGCGGCTCGATCGGCATGTCGTTCGCCGTGGCCATCGTCGGTGCGCCGATCGTGTTCCACTGGGTCGGCATGAGCGGCCTGTTCGCGCTGGTCGGCGTGTTCTCGATTCTCGCGGTCGGCGTGGTGATCTGGGTCGTGCCCGATGCGCCCCACAAGCCCGTGCACGTGCGCGCCCCATTTGCCGAGGTGCTGCACAACGTGGAACTGCTGCGCCTGAACTTCGGCGTGCTGGTGCTGCACGCCACGCAAACGGCGCTCTTTCTCGTCGTGCCGCGCCTGCTCGTCGACGCGGGCCTGCCGGTCGCGTCGCACTGGAAAATCTATCTGCCTGTCATGGGCCTGGCGTTCGTCATGATGGTGCCGGCCATCATCGTCGCGGAGAAGCGGGGCAAGATGAAGGCCGTGCTCGTTTCTGCGATCGGTCTTATCCTGATCGGCCAGCTTTTGCTCGGCTCGCTCGCGCATACACTTGTCATCGTGTCGGCTGTGCTGTTCGTGTACTTCCTGGGCTTCAATATTCTGGAGGCTTCGCAGCCTTCGCTCGTCTCGAAGCTCGCGCCTGGCAACCGCAAGGGCGCGGCCACGGGCGTGTACAACACCACGCAGTCGATCGGGCTCGCGCTCGGCGGCGTGGTGGGCGGGTATCTGCTCAAGCACGAGGGCGCGAGCGCCGTGTTTTACGCGTGTTCGGGCCTCGTCTTGTGCTGGCTTATAATCGCGGCCAATATGAAGGCGCCGCCCAAGCGGGCTGAAAAGCGGGCTTGA
- the hcp gene encoding hydroxylamine reductase → MFCYQCEQTDRTQATPGCASARGNCGKDATTADLQDLLIYAAKGIAQYGALARGLGSPDREADRFMLYALFTTLTNVNFNASRFVAMLREAAQHRDRVKSTCDALALAQGVAAAQPGGAALWQPGNDLAELQAQAALVGIKAGLPQVGEDVVGLRALVLYGLKGVCAYAHHARVLGYESEEVYAGVEAALVFLASEPAQAGDLLEHALALGNLNLKVMELLDAANTGRFGMPEPTAVRVTPAAGKAILVSGHDLGDLEALLEATQGAGVQIYTHGEMLPAHAYPKLKAYAHLAGNYGGAWQDQQSDFANFPGPILMTSNCLIEPLPQYRQRIFTTGPVGWAGVRHLEHHAFAPVVQAALALPGFRETAPEETITIGFARNTVLGVADKVIDAVKAGQIRHFFLIGGCDGAAPGRNYYTEFAQGAPSDTVVMTLGCNKYRFNRHDFGDIGGIPRLLDLGQCNDSYSAIQIAIALSKAFDCGVNDLPLTLVVSWFEQKAAAVLLTLLALGLRNIHLGPTLPAFLTPNVLDILVKQFGISPIGDAQADLHAALARKAA, encoded by the coding sequence GTGTTTTGCTATCAATGTGAACAGACCGACCGCACCCAGGCCACCCCGGGGTGCGCCTCGGCGAGAGGCAACTGCGGCAAGGACGCTACGACTGCGGATCTGCAAGACCTGCTGATCTATGCCGCGAAGGGCATCGCCCAGTATGGCGCGCTCGCGCGCGGCCTTGGCAGTCCCGATCGCGAAGCCGACCGCTTCATGCTCTATGCGCTGTTCACGACGCTCACCAACGTCAACTTCAACGCCAGCCGTTTCGTGGCGATGCTGCGTGAGGCCGCGCAACATCGCGATCGCGTGAAGTCGACCTGCGACGCGCTCGCGCTCGCGCAAGGTGTTGCCGCCGCGCAGCCGGGCGGCGCGGCGCTCTGGCAACCGGGCAACGATCTCGCCGAACTGCAGGCGCAAGCCGCGCTAGTCGGCATCAAGGCTGGCCTGCCGCAGGTGGGCGAGGATGTCGTGGGCTTGCGCGCCCTCGTGCTCTACGGTCTCAAGGGCGTGTGTGCATACGCCCATCACGCGCGCGTGCTCGGTTACGAGAGCGAGGAAGTCTACGCGGGCGTCGAAGCCGCACTCGTCTTTCTCGCGAGCGAACCGGCGCAGGCGGGCGACCTGCTCGAGCACGCACTTGCGCTCGGCAACCTGAACCTGAAGGTGATGGAACTGCTCGACGCGGCGAACACGGGCCGCTTCGGCATGCCCGAACCCACTGCCGTGCGCGTGACGCCGGCCGCAGGCAAGGCCATTCTGGTTTCGGGCCACGATCTCGGCGATCTGGAGGCGCTGCTCGAAGCGACCCAGGGCGCCGGTGTGCAGATCTACACGCACGGCGAAATGCTGCCCGCGCATGCTTACCCGAAGCTCAAGGCGTATGCGCATCTCGCCGGCAATTACGGCGGCGCCTGGCAGGATCAGCAATCGGACTTCGCGAACTTCCCCGGCCCGATCCTGATGACGTCCAACTGCCTGATCGAGCCGCTGCCGCAATACCGTCAGCGCATCTTCACGACGGGCCCGGTGGGTTGGGCGGGCGTGCGCCATCTCGAACATCATGCGTTCGCCCCGGTCGTGCAGGCCGCGCTTGCGCTGCCGGGCTTCCGCGAGACGGCGCCCGAGGAAACCATCACCATTGGCTTTGCGCGCAACACAGTGCTCGGCGTGGCCGACAAGGTGATCGACGCCGTGAAGGCCGGCCAGATCCGCCACTTCTTCCTGATCGGCGGCTGCGACGGCGCCGCGCCTGGCCGCAACTACTACACGGAGTTCGCGCAGGGTGCGCCCAGCGACACCGTCGTCATGACGCTCGGCTGCAACAAGTACCGCTTCAATCGTCACGATTTCGGCGACATCGGCGGCATTCCACGGTTGCTCGATCTGGGCCAGTGCAACGACAGCTACTCGGCGATCCAGATCGCCATCGCGCTCTCGAAGGCCTTTGACTGCGGCGTGAACGATCTGCCGCTCACGCTCGTGGTGTCGTGGTTCGAGCAGAAAGCCGCCGCGGTGCTGCTCACGCTGCTCGCGCTCGGCCTGCGCAACATCCATCTCGGACCTACGCTGCCCGCCTTCCTCACGCCGAACGTTCTCGACATTCTCGTCAAGCAGTTCGGCATCTCGCCGATCGGCGACGCGCAAGCGGACCTGCACGCGGCGCTCGCACGCAAGGCCGCTTGA
- a CDS encoding AI-2E family transporter, which yields MVKRNEATEDKQVRDLRPRPVRLTSDMSLPKLSAVEIGSYVAALAGMLAVLHLNLLGALLAGMLVFQLVHTISPLIERRMSSSRARWLSVVLVSIVIVGILTGLTVGVIEQFESDVPSVQKVMAQMMTFVDQARGRIPESIAAYLPVDVAQMKLKALALMHEHATQLGQGGKNAARIFGHIVIGMIIGAIIAIGAQKNATRLPLSTAFVTRVARFADAFRRIVFAQVKISAINTVFTGLFLLLALPVFHAPLPLAKMLVVVTFVVGLLPVIGNLISNTLIVAIALTVSLPAAVTALVFLILIHKLEYFLNARIVGGQIEARTWELLVAMLVMEAAFGIQGVIAAPIFYAYIKRELIYLRLV from the coding sequence ATGGTCAAGCGCAACGAAGCGACAGAAGATAAACAGGTGCGCGACCTTCGGCCAAGGCCGGTCAGGCTCACGAGCGACATGAGCCTGCCTAAGCTTTCGGCGGTGGAGATCGGCAGCTATGTGGCCGCGCTCGCCGGCATGCTGGCGGTGCTGCACCTGAACCTGCTCGGCGCGCTGCTCGCGGGCATGCTCGTCTTCCAGCTCGTGCATACCATTTCGCCGCTCATCGAGCGGCGCATGTCGAGCAGCCGCGCACGCTGGCTCTCCGTGGTGCTGGTTTCCATCGTGATCGTGGGCATCCTCACGGGGCTTACCGTGGGCGTGATCGAGCAGTTCGAAAGCGACGTGCCGAGCGTGCAGAAAGTCATGGCGCAGATGATGACGTTCGTCGATCAGGCGCGCGGCCGCATTCCCGAGTCCATTGCCGCCTATCTGCCCGTGGACGTCGCCCAGATGAAGCTCAAGGCGCTCGCGCTCATGCACGAGCACGCCACCCAGCTCGGCCAGGGCGGCAAGAACGCCGCGCGTATCTTCGGTCATATCGTGATCGGCATGATCATCGGCGCGATCATTGCCATCGGCGCGCAGAAGAACGCCACGCGGCTGCCGCTTTCCACGGCGTTCGTCACACGCGTGGCGCGTTTCGCCGACGCGTTCCGCCGCATCGTGTTCGCGCAGGTGAAGATTTCGGCCATCAACACGGTGTTCACCGGCCTCTTCCTCCTGCTCGCGCTGCCGGTGTTTCACGCGCCGCTGCCGCTTGCGAAGATGCTGGTCGTGGTGACCTTCGTGGTGGGTCTGCTGCCGGTGATCGGCAACCTGATCTCGAACACGCTGATCGTCGCCATTGCGCTCACCGTGAGCCTGCCGGCGGCGGTCACGGCGCTCGTGTTCCTCATCCTGATCCACAAGCTCGAGTACTTCCTGAACGCGCGCATCGTGGGCGGCCAGATCGAGGCGCGCACGTGGGAGCTGCTCGTCGCGATGCTCGTAATGGAAGCCGCGTTCGGCATTCAAGGCGTGATCGCCGCGCCGATTTTTTACGCGTACATCAAGCGCGAACTCATCTATCTGCGGCTCGTCTGA